From Staphylococcus delphini, one genomic window encodes:
- a CDS encoding DUF948 domain-containing protein, whose amino-acid sequence MEWILPIAGIIAAIAFLILAIGIVAVLVSVKKNLDHVAKTLDGVEGQIQGITRESTDLLHKANRLTEDVQDKANRLNSVVDAVKGIGDSVQTLNGSVDRVTHSITHNISQNEDKISQVVQWSNVAMEIADKWQNRKSRRGSAAYKTNNVAADANRNASHNGQPLSNEELVNNQYENKNINDFATNPSDVNTKYTTLNDTDSK is encoded by the coding sequence ATGGAATGGATTTTACCTATCGCGGGAATCATCGCAGCAATTGCTTTTCTTATTTTAGCAATTGGCATCGTTGCTGTATTGGTTTCTGTTAAAAAGAACTTGGATCATGTGGCTAAAACACTTGATGGTGTGGAAGGTCAGATTCAAGGGATTACACGTGAGTCAACAGACTTGCTACACAAAGCGAATCGTTTAACTGAAGACGTTCAAGACAAAGCCAATCGCTTAAACTCTGTTGTAGATGCGGTTAAAGGTATTGGTGATTCAGTACAAACATTAAATGGTTCTGTTGATCGAGTAACACACTCAATCACACATAACATTTCTCAAAATGAAGATAAAATTTCTCAAGTTGTTCAATGGTCTAACGTTGCAATGGAAATCGCTGACAAATGGCAAAATAGAAAAAGCCGTCGCGGTAGTGCAGCATATAAAACGAACAACGTAGCAGCTGATGCAAATCGTAATGCAAGCCATAATGGTCAACCTTTATCTAATGAAGAATTAGTCAACAACCAATATGAAAACAAAAACATTAACGATTTCGCAACAAATCCGAGTGATGTCAACACAAAATACACAACATTGAATGACACAGATTCAAAATAA
- a CDS encoding bifunctional 3-deoxy-7-phosphoheptulonate synthase/chorismate mutase → MTSKLETYRKQIEDINDQILDLLSKRGELAQKIGEEKRKQSTVIYDPQREKEMLNTLIDKNQGPFNDNVIKQLFKEIFKASTDLQKSDNEKHLYVSRKLKPEDTIVHFENGGIIGEGQKSFVFGPCSVESYDQIDAVAKDLKAKGEKFIRGGAFKPRTSPYDFQGLGEEGLKILKQMKDKYDLNVVSEIVHPNDFELADQYLDVFQIGARNMQNFELLKEAGRTRKPILLKRGLSATIEEFVYAAEYIASEGNQNIILCERGIRTYEKATRNTLDISAVPILKQGTHLPVMVDVTHSTGRKDIMLPAAKAALAVGADGVMAEVHPEPAVALSDSGQQMDLNEFNDFYNVIKPLADMYNEKKLK, encoded by the coding sequence ATGACAAGTAAATTAGAAACGTACAGAAAACAGATTGAAGACATTAATGATCAAATTTTGGACTTATTATCAAAACGAGGTGAGTTAGCGCAAAAAATCGGTGAGGAAAAACGCAAACAAAGCACTGTAATTTATGATCCTCAACGAGAAAAAGAAATGCTCAACACGCTGATTGATAAAAACCAAGGCCCATTTAATGATAATGTGATTAAACAACTGTTTAAAGAAATTTTTAAAGCCTCAACAGATTTACAAAAATCAGATAATGAAAAACATTTGTATGTCTCACGTAAGTTAAAACCTGAGGATACAATTGTACACTTTGAAAACGGCGGCATTATTGGTGAAGGCCAAAAATCGTTCGTCTTCGGTCCATGTTCGGTTGAATCTTATGACCAAATCGATGCAGTGGCTAAAGACTTGAAAGCGAAAGGCGAAAAATTTATCCGTGGCGGCGCATTCAAACCACGTACATCACCATATGATTTCCAAGGTTTAGGTGAAGAAGGATTAAAAATACTTAAACAAATGAAAGATAAATATGACCTCAATGTTGTGAGTGAGATTGTTCATCCAAACGACTTTGAACTTGCTGATCAATACTTGGATGTTTTCCAAATTGGTGCGCGTAACATGCAAAACTTCGAATTATTAAAAGAAGCAGGTCGTACACGTAAACCGATTTTATTAAAACGTGGTTTATCTGCAACGATTGAAGAGTTTGTATACGCTGCAGAATACATTGCATCAGAAGGTAACCAAAATATTATTTTATGTGAACGTGGCATTCGAACTTACGAAAAAGCGACGCGTAACACATTAGATATTTCAGCAGTACCAATTTTAAAACAAGGGACGCATTTACCAGTGATGGTAGATGTAACACACAGTACAGGTCGCAAAGACATTATGTTACCAGCAGCGAAAGCAGCACTTGCAGTAGGGGCGGACGGCGTCATGGCAGAAGTACATCCAGAACCTGCAGTCGCTTTAAGTGATAGTGGTCAACAAATGGACTTAAACGAGTTCAATGACTTCTACAATGTGATTAAACCTTTAGCTGATATGTACAATGAGAAAAAATTGAAA